The following coding sequences lie in one Aspergillus puulaauensis MK2 DNA, chromosome 3, nearly complete sequence genomic window:
- a CDS encoding uncharacterized protein (COG:S;~EggNog:ENOG410Q2BA) yields MRDNEQSTDWHCYYSKPDEVDPTSARQADRDQPNGGTAAAHEPEIYDIEDLPTNIQGNCSGDQTVKPYAIEEPDEEAPSEPKRPTPPRQGRPKYWEDLIDSMEELHCESDNSNPGAMFSRRGRKRKPTNAPSLTGLGQSSEESSPASDAQYEQLTLSPKRPRKQSERRKDSQRNIKTARRRGVDTLRESSGSSSPSTSTDTSGANHTNGSPASDAMDLD; encoded by the coding sequence CAACGAACAATCCACTGACTGGCATTGCTACTACTCGAAGCCGGACGAAGTCGACCCAACATCCGCTCGTCAAGCCGACCGGGATCAGCCAAACGGAGGGACTGCGGCAGCCCATGAGCCGGAGATATACGACATTGAAGACTTGCCCACAAATATACAAGGAAATTGTTCCGGTGATCAAACGGTGAAGCCATATGCCATCGAGGAACCGGATGAAGAAGCACCGTCCGAGCCCAAGAGGCCAACTCCACCACGGCAGGGACGGCCCAAATACTGGGAGGATTTGATTGACTCAATGGAAGAATTACACTGTGAATCCGATAATAGCAATCCAGGTGCAATGTTTTCAAGGAGAGGTAGGAAGAGAAAGCCTACGAATGCCCCGAGCCTCACTGGACTCGGCCAATCTAGCGAGGAGTCTAGTCCAGCCTCGGATGCGCAATACGAACAGCTTACTTTGAGTCCAAAACGACCGCGGAAACAAAGTGAACGCCGCAAGGATTCCCAGAGAAACATAAAAACTGCTCGAAGGCGTGGAGTTGATACACTTCGAGAGTCGAGTGGATCGTCTAGTCCTTCTACCTCTACGGATACAAGCGGCGCTAATCATACCAACGGATCCCCTGCCTCGGACGCCATGGACCTTGACTAA